The Polypterus senegalus isolate Bchr_013 unplaced genomic scaffold, ASM1683550v1 scaffold_1601, whole genome shotgun sequence genome segment TTTGGTGTGGCATCCCCTCACTAGTCAGTAGAGAACATGTGAGTGAGGATCACGACAAGGAACTGGGACTCGTAGGCTTCCTGCACCGCGCATGAGGTTAAGACGTGTGGAACCGTCTCCTTTAAGGCACACTTGAGTCGTGACAGCAGTGCAGGTGATGACCATGAAGAGGCAGAGCCCTTGGCGTATTCACCCACCAGGTACCCACTTCGCCACACATTAGCATGTGTGCAGTTAGAAAAGTTTGAGTTTCAGTGTCTCTTCAACAGGAAAGTAGCCATCGTTTATCTCGCATCGAATTTCACACTCGCTTTCTTCTGGAGACGTTTCAAAGGTGATGGTGGTCCGGAAAGTCATGTCATCTTCCACTGCCACGCAGTCCCACAAGCCTGAATTTaaaggtttattatttttaaaccatGTTATGTAGTCCTTCTCAGCCTCATCTCCTTGAAAGTCAAAGTATAAAGTGACATCTTCTCCAGCCTTGGGTCGCTTCTGCAGACACTTGATGCGTCCGGTTGGGCCTTCAGCTGAGAACAACAAGACAAGAGGTTGAGTTagtcttacacacacacacacacacacacacagtgacagcCCCACATGTTTCAACACCACAATACATTTAAAGCttcaagatccatccatccaggttcttaacctgcttatccagagcagagcTGTGTGGCAACCAACGCCAATCTCGGCAAACTGTGTATAAGGAAGGAACAACCCCTGAACAggcacaagtccatcacagggtgaacacacacacacacacacacacacacacacacacacacatgtgggactgtgggagaaaacccaagtggtcaccgggagaacatgcaaagtccagtCTCCTGATTGCCACCATGGCTCCTGCTTCAAGACCCAATCAGGGCAAATCAGATCTCTTTGGAGGAAAGCAAGTAAGTGATCACCAGGGGCACAGAAttataaaataaaggaacaaaaatccacaaaaacagCAACTGGTTCAGGCCCAATCCAAAAATGGAGGTTAAACCCTGGTGCCCACCACATCCTACTCCTTTATTCACTCCACAAACCAGAAAGGACAAAGAACATACCAGGATGATCACCACCTCAGGTGCCAGTCTAGTCCAGTGCTCGGGCATCATGGAAGTTACAACACCACAGCATCCAAGTTCAAGCAGCCCTTCACCCCGACTGTGTAAGGCGTACTTACCGCCGACGGTCATCCTGTGATCAACTTTAATCGGCTCA includes the following:
- the LOC120522304 gene encoding signal-regulatory protein beta-1-like — its product is MFCPAGCPFVSEIVSSSSEPAEGQKVTLTCDISQFSPKKIEVSWLKDGNPVKSGVSTSQPAAQADSTYKLTTKLAVTAEKSGGLFSVLVKHQTLGDEPIKVDHRMTVGAEGPTGRIKCLQKRPKAGEDVTLYFDFQGDEAEKDYITWFKNNKPLNSGLWDCVAVEDDMTFRTTITFETSPEESECEIRCEINDGYFPVEETLKLKLF